The sequence below is a genomic window from Buteo buteo chromosome 26, bButBut1.hap1.1, whole genome shotgun sequence.
GCCCCCGAAACACCAGTGCTCACAGGAAACTGTCTCTGAGGTCATAAAAACGTATGTTTGTTTACTCATGTAGCAGCTTATGCCAGGTATCCATGTAACAGGTTCCCAAAATATCAAACTAGCTAAAAAATACCAGTTACctagagaaaaatcaaattcagaTCTGactaaaaaaaagacaactaagCAATTGCATTAACCAAGTAATGACAAGTCTCAATTTGAGGCAGCGGTTCCCCATCTTTTGCTATTAAATTCCCAAATCCAGTTCATTGCGGGACTGCCAGCTATCACCTTCTGGTCCACTTCTAGATTACTTCAGCATATTcatggcagattttttttcttgtatctgTTTGCTTTCTATCTTGCTCCAGTCTGATGACCATTCCCTGTTTCCTATCTCACCAGAATACCATATGACACTTGCAGCATTGCAATCTACTGGTGGTTCCATGTGCCAGAAAACATTCTGACAGGCACAAAATGATGGTCTGGCAATACTTGTCTAGGTAACACCGTATATTAGTGCCTTAACAAAAGCTGTTGGATGAAGAATAGGAGGTAGCAGCCACTGCAGAAACTTCCTTTCATACTTTTATAACAAAAACAAAGTTGAATCCAGAGCTTAGGAGCCACTGAGCAGCTATTGTTGTTCTCTGCTCATTTTACCTCCATCTCATCCTATTTCCCTTCGATCTTCGGTTTGTCCACCTTAATTCCAGGGGATCCAGCCTTTGGGAATGAAAAACCATGAAAACTGCAGGAATTGTCATATTTACTGTAAGAACATCTGCAGGGTCATACcaccagcatttaaaaaagccAGGTTAAGACAACCAACCTTCGTTCATCCCTTCCTGTATGAATGGTCTGTATGTCAAAATACCTGAAAACTGCACTGATACAGTAGAACTTACTTTAACTTGCATTACGAATAAACTGCACATGCTGTTTTACAGACAATATATATTTGTAAACTTGCTCATGCAAAATTAGTGTGCACAACAGGGGTATTTGTTTTCTAATCCCCACAcctttaaaaatgacatttatgTCTGCTTTTTTTGAACTGTGCCCAAATCCTCTCTTTAATATAATAAATCTTACACAGAATTCATCTGCTAGCCAAACCAATTTAtgaagctgaaacaaaaaagaataaaaagttaTACAAAAACATGGTGCACCTGGATGCTTGattcccacctcccccccttCTTTGTTTACAAGTAGAAAGagtgaataaaagaaaaaaaaaatcatggtcacaaaattttgacattttaatccTAAACGTTACAGGGCAAATGGATGTTGGAACCTATTTCCATACACCATGCGTCAACTTTTTGATTCCCAAATGTGGCCAAATCCACTAAAACGAGAGTGGTTAACAAACTCTGGATTATGGAAATACATTTCTGGAATAAATGCTAGAAAAGCAACAATGGGAAAAGCCAACTGTCTCCATAAAGGTAAATAAAGTGGAACAATGTGTAGATTAgatactttttctgtttcttactcATAACCTGTCAATTCAGTGCATCATATGGTTCAACATAATGGTCCCCATTTTGGACAAACATCTAAGTAGTGTCCATTGATTCCAAGTTAGTGGATGATGAATCTTTTTGGATACTTTCAAAGATGGCTGCCAGCTCAGGGTTAGAGCTTATCTGTGACTGAAATTCACTCATTAATGGactcttctctgcttctggaATGGTTAGAAGCGCTGCTACTGCCCTCATAGCAGAACGTTTCAGTTCATCTTGCTTTTCAAACTCTTGTTTCACTGAGTTTGCCTTtacctagggaaaaaaatgaaagtatgtTTGAAACTTTTGCTTAACCCTCCCTCTACAcccaccttaaaaaaaaaaaagtatcttacAAAGACTTATTTCCTTCCATACTACCATTTTGCACAGCTTACAAAATGAAGCTGTGATGAAGGGGATGAAGtgatgaagggaaaaaaaaaacccaacaaaaaacaacaaaaataggaCTATTTTACACTGCCTCCATCCTTCATCACCCAAATGTTTGTCTGAAACAACACAGAAGTCAGAAAAACTCAGTATTCCAGTTCCACTATGAAGTGAGACAAGTTGCCCAAGTGACAGCtagatttttaagaaacaaaagaaatggcaTCAAAGAATcagaggatttttaaaaagaagctaaCAAGTCTACCCCTCCATTTGTAATAAATGTAATACATGTATAAAGGCCCACATATTTATAATATTCTGCCTACTGCAGCTTATCAACTATAACTCAGGAAACATTGCAGCAGTACAGAAGTATTCTTCATAGGCAAGTTCATTTATATTTCTATAAGACAACACAAAATAATTAACTTAACTAAGTTTAAATTTGAATACCTTAGTTGTACATGTAGCACGCAAAGGTTCAACAAGCCTATCCAACCTCTGCAGCACTGCGCTTGGACAAAGGGTAGACAGTCTCACCAACATTAAAAAGGTTAGCATCTAGGTTGAGAAAGAAACAATTCAACAATTAGTTATGCTCAGCACATATATGGAGCTATATTTCCTACAATGCTGTGTAAGCTTTTTAACAGCAACACTTTAATGAAAATGGCAAATATACTGAAGTACTTAAGCATATGAAGCAATGTTTTTACCATTTCAGTCTAttcactatttaaaatatttttatgaagtcACTGcttacacagagaaaaatgacaGCTAACCTTAATATCATAGTGATCCTTCAGGCCATCTTCAACATGGTTTAAGAATTCAAATATATCTAGTCTATCCAAACAGCTATCCAAAAGAGTATACATGCACTCAAAAGCAGCTTTCCTTATGTCCAACCCATCATCAACTGTATGCTTAAATGGTCCCATTTCAACCTGTCAGCAAATAAAGAACAAAGTTATGAAgtaatatatttagaaaaacaaagaatcTACTTGCATATATTTAGCACTGTTTTCTTAGTTAACATACCTCTCTGATTAATTCCTTTCTGACTTTTGTTTCATTGTAAAGATGAGGAAGCACAGTATCTAAGAGGTCCCTTATTAATGATGGTTTATTGTGTGCAGCTGAGTTAAATGTCACTAGGGCTACTCTCCTGACATTGAGATCTGGGTCCTCCAACGTTTTCAGAAAATCACCTGCAATCATGTACAGAAATAAATCAACCTATGAGgatctttttcatttgctactttaaaaatatctttgcttAGTTTTAACCTTTCAAAAGGATGTATTTAGTGCAGGAGTTATTTTCATCTAACAGAGACAAATACCTGGTATTTTAGCATGATTACACAAATAAATCTATTAATTATAATCATATGAAAAGTATTAATATAATTGATATATAATgaaacagaagtagaaaaacCGCCATCAAAAAAATGGCcatttaattatatttcaacttttttctAAAGGTATAGCAtgtaaattaatgaaaattatatttaacctttccttttctccattaAAGGTCTCTCAGAATATGCATTAGAAAACTAATTTCAATTCTGCAGTTGAAGAATTAGAGAACACCTCTTAAGAAAACTATCAacacattgatttttttaatccctaaATTGGCCTATGCTGACAATTCCTGAATTAGCACAAAATAAGCCTACTCAGTATATATTAATGTCGCAACACCTCtctcatcccaccccacccTTGTGCATTTTCAAATTTGAATTTCTATAGTTCTATAACAGCGccttgttaaaataaatgcctGCAGCAATATATCATATTTTTCCTCAATGTTTGTGAAGTTTTACTAGCAACTTCCATGagtgaaatttttaaaaggagaagaacAACAAGGTTTAAACATCAAAGTGACTTCTATACACACAAAAGAAACTAGTAACAAAACTAAAGATAGCtgagattttttaaatactagaTGCCAATAGTTTTTTGACTGAATAATCaataaatatttccagaaaCCAAAGGGGCAGGGCAGCTTCAGTGACAGGGACAGCAGGGGGAAAAACCCACAAGCATAATCaattcttaaatatattattaaaaaaaaaattaagcttagTGATGAAAATAACACATAGGAACTGACTCCATTTCCCCATAAATAAAAACCTTGCTCTCCACAaaactgcatgtttttaaagattcatccttttcccccctcttaGGTTTAGCAGTATATATCATTTTTTACAGATCTTTACACCTGTAATTAATCCACTATAAAACATTCACCATAGCATATTAAACAAATCCACAATATTTTGTcatacaaatgagaaaaagatcAAAAAGCCACAGCATTGCAAAGCTCTTTATCATACTTATGTTACACTGAAAGCTCCGATTACCTTATCCCTGTAGAAATATACATGCTTCCAAATGCTTTCAGACCACAAGCATTATAGAATCCTAAGGACCTAAATCTACAATTCACCACCTGGTAATACTCAAAATTCACATGTGCATACATATTTTAAGTGACTGAATGTCAAATACTTCCAAGACTTCTGGGTAAAGACAATTTCTTACTACATCAAACTGGTATAATTTGGCAAGAGCATAGGAAAGGAAATCAGCTTTTGGGTCCCACCTTCCTAAAAGCCCTAGATTTTCATACTGCCCATCACAGATTCAatacatgtaattttaaatcataCAACTTTTACTGCTCAGAATTCAAACAAACTAGGATTAACAGAAATAACTGGCTATTATGGAAACATTTTATAACTGTTCCAACAGTTATCATTAGCAGCTAACTCTAGtacctgtaaaatattttcttctgaaaacacaaagaacaaattttaaatgcaattctATTACCAGAAAACATAGAAGCTGCCAGTAAAAGTAAACAACTTACCTATGCAGTTCTTCAAGAGTGGGTCTATGGGTTGTGGATGATCAGAAATAGTGAACTTAACAGCAGTAACCACTGAACTTCGAGCATATGAGGACCCTAATATGAAACAAAAGTGGAACTATGTAGCATTAAAACAGTACAACTACAGAATCTAAATCATACTCAGTGCCattctttttaaacttctaaTACTCTTAAGAACACTAAacaagaaatgttatttattacTAGCAATGCAATATGTAACTCTAAGTAAATCTatggagaaaatgttttaaatggggaaaaatattaTAACATTTGTAATAAGCATTTAATCTTATCTGCTACAGAAAATTCAAGTAATAAGCCTgttagaacattttttttttttatgatcacAAATAGGCCTACAAATGACTCTCCTCTTTAAAGCAGAAGCACATGAAGAAAATATGTGAATACAGTTCATAATATGAAACTGATCCATGAATTATGCATAACGATCCTTCCTAATCcttaaaaatttcagaattcttatctgaaaattaagaatattGTAATTTACATCAAAAGGTCAACACATTGCAATTGGTTTGTCAATTTGTCCCTTTGTCATCCATGCTCCTTCCCCTTTAAGTTTATAGGTCTTTGTTAAACATCACAACATTAATTGAAATATCAGTCTGAAAGCAGAACATAAAAGTAATTTGTGTTACGTATGACTAACAACTTCTAGTAAAAATGGAACTATATAAGCTtcacatggggggggggggcaaaactTCCAAGAATATCACaaaatttaaggaaataatttgctAAACGAGATCAATCTATTAATAGATAGCATAAGGCCATTTGCTACAATACGTACATGAGTTACTACTACTCACCTGATGCCAAGTATCCCTTGAGTCGTGGAAGCAGAGTCTCTGGGTCTATTAACGTAAGCTTGCCCAAGCATTCAGCAACAACGTTCCTTGTACCCTCTTCTGCACATTCGCAGTGTTTCAGGAGTAAGGCCCAGATGTTCTCAACATATGGTTTGAGACCAATCACTGATGCAGAgctaattatttctttcaaggAATGAAGAAGAAGGTATTGCCTCTTAGGTTGACTGGTTATTTCTTGTAAGACAAATGGCAGATACTCAGGAAGATTGCCAACACTAATACTGCCTAATGCGTAAGATGCCGCTGATTTGACTTCCTCACTAGGAGAAGAGAATGCTTCTAATATTACAGATTTCAGCTCAATTTGTCCACTTAAGTCAATGTGATGCCCAACTTCcccaagagaaagcaaagccaaaagCCGAATGGAATCTGTGGACCTTGAGTTCTTGACATCTTGAATGAACTGACCTACAACAGCCGGTCCTTCCTTAGGGCAGGCTCGAGTAAGGGCAGCAACACATTTGGCAATGGAATAGTAAGACTGCTTGTGAGTAAGTGCTGTGCTCTGCGAGTAGACTGGACCCGTTAACATGCGCAGTAAATCCATATAGCCTAAGTTATTTGTACCAGTCACAACCAAAGCTTGGAAAAATTCTAGCATGGCACTAAGTGCTCCACCCTGAAGCAGAGGTGATCTCACCAGCCCAATAAGTTCATTGAGAATGGACCCACTAATCTTTGACAGGGAGGAAGGATATACTTTAGCCAGTGTTGTCAGAAAACTGATGGCCATCTGTGATACATGCATATCACTTTCACTAATCAGAGGTGGAAGCTCATCCAGGACAGCATCAATCATGGCAGCTGTCAAGCTGTCACTgtaattcttaattaaaatatctaGAGCAGAAAGAGTGCCCAGTTTCAAAGCTCGCTGGttctttctcaaaaaagaagcaagaataGGAACTCCTTCCCCAAGGATTGGTCTCAAGTCTATCTTCAGAGGAGAACCAGCAATCAATGTCATGGCCTTCACTGTAGTTAACCGAGTGATCTCATTCTTCAGTCTCTCTAGGAAGATCTGAAGTGTACTAGGCAGGTCTGTGCCTAGGCTGTCACCAAGGCTACAAATTATTTGACCCATGCAAGATATTGCCCTTTCTTTCACCTCCTGATCAATGTCAGCAGCCTTTAATCTCTTGATTGTACAAGTAAACAAATCTTTGATGTAAGGAGTAGCATCAAAGGAAGAAGGCTGGTCTAAAGGACGAATGACCTTCACAAGTTGTTGGGTAACCAAAAGCGCCTCTGATGTTATCTTGTAAAATGGATCTCCAACACAAGCTACAACTGGAGGTACCAATGCTTGAACATGAGGATGAAAGACTTGGGGAGAATGATTGCAGAGGATCACATACAAACAGGACAAAGCATCTATCTTCAGATTAGAAGAACTTGATTTGTCATTCAGTGAAAAAATtattcctggaagaaaaaagaaaaatgtatttttaggtTAGGTATTTATATTCTGTTAGAACACCTCAAAATTTCTCAACTAAGGCAGGTATACTGAATTTATGTTTTCCTGCTCCCAGCCTTTCTTGAATGCTTCCAAGCCCCTTTCACCATTTTATTCAATCAATTAGTTTTCAAGCTTCCTCTACACAGAGGACATGGGCCATTTGATGGTTTGTGATGTATTTTCTTAACTATAAAGGAATTCTGAACCTTTAACTTTTCCAAACTTACTTTTCCTTGTTACTTCAAAATTCAACACTTTAGTCCCAAAAGCTAAAATACGGACAATATTTCGCTCTGTTGAGATGAGAAATAAGGCAGTTTGATCTTGCAATTaagaaggaaattaactcttttatatagaagaaaaaaaaaatctcaatctTAGAGCCAACCCTTGTTTTCAAGATTAATGCAAATACAtcactaaaatatttatatggaTCCACACAGTAGCTGATAATTTTACcaatttctttaaatagaaGCAACACTTCAAAGCTTTTGCAAAAAGCACAGTCACGATTGTAAGACTTCAAAATTTCACATCCAATTTACTAATAGatctttaaattaataatatgTTTCTCATACCTGGTACAAGTACAGGAACATGTTGTGTTAGAGCTCCAGGTAATACATTTACTAGCTCAGTCAGCATGTTAAAGCAACACTGACGAGTCTTCAcacttttctccttcatctGTTTGTGCAAGGCTTTAACTATGTTGGGGACCTGTAATCATCACACATCTGTTAGTTAATTCAATAGCTgacatttctttcatctttgaTCACTGGCGGGATATAAAAAAAGTTGTGTGTCCTACCCCTCTGACTTCTCTACACAACAGAGGAGTTATATAAACACTGGGAAATGAAGATTCAAAACAATTGCTATCCCCCAAAAAACAGTAGTTTAACTTTAAAAGGTGagctgaaacaaagcaaaactagaTTTGCATTAACAAAACTGTAAAGAGCAA
It includes:
- the CAND1 gene encoding cullin-associated NEDD8-dissociated protein 1 codes for the protein MASASYHISNLLEKMTSSDKDFRFMATNDLMTELQKDSIKLDDDSERKVVKMILKLLEDKNGEVQNLAVKCLGPLVSKVKEYQVETIVDTLCTNMLSDKEQLRDISSIGLKTVIGELPPASSGSALAANVCKKITGRLTSAIAKQEDVSVQLEALDIMADMLSRQGGLLVNFHPSILTCLLPQLTSPRLAVRKRTIIALGHLVMSCGNMVFVDLIEHLLTELSKNDSMSTTRTYIQCIAAISRQAGHRIGEYLEKIIPLVVKFCNVDDDELREYCIQAFESFVRRCPKEVYPHVSTIINICLKYLTYDPNYNYDDEDEDENAMDADGGDDDDQGSDDEYSDDDDMSWKVRRAAAKCLDAVVSTRHEMLPEFYKTVSPALIARFKEREENVKADVFHAYLSLLKQTRPVQSWLCDPDAMEQGETPLTMLQSQVPNIVKALHKQMKEKSVKTRQCCFNMLTELVNVLPGALTQHVPVLVPGIIFSLNDKSSSSNLKIDALSCLYVILCNHSPQVFHPHVQALVPPVVACVGDPFYKITSEALLVTQQLVKVIRPLDQPSSFDATPYIKDLFTCTIKRLKAADIDQEVKERAISCMGQIICSLGDSLGTDLPSTLQIFLERLKNEITRLTTVKAMTLIAGSPLKIDLRPILGEGVPILASFLRKNQRALKLGTLSALDILIKNYSDSLTAAMIDAVLDELPPLISESDMHVSQMAISFLTTLAKVYPSSLSKISGSILNELIGLVRSPLLQGGALSAMLEFFQALVVTGTNNLGYMDLLRMLTGPVYSQSTALTHKQSYYSIAKCVAALTRACPKEGPAVVGQFIQDVKNSRSTDSIRLLALLSLGEVGHHIDLSGQIELKSVILEAFSSPSEEVKSAASYALGSISVGNLPEYLPFVLQEITSQPKRQYLLLHSLKEIISSASVIGLKPYVENIWALLLKHCECAEEGTRNVVAECLGKLTLIDPETLLPRLKGYLASGSSYARSSVVTAVKFTISDHPQPIDPLLKNCIGDFLKTLEDPDLNVRRVALVTFNSAAHNKPSLIRDLLDTVLPHLYNETKVRKELIREVEMGPFKHTVDDGLDIRKAAFECMYTLLDSCLDRLDIFEFLNHVEDGLKDHYDIKMLTFLMLVRLSTLCPSAVLQRLDRLVEPLRATCTTKVKANSVKQEFEKQDELKRSAMRAVAALLTIPEAEKSPLMSEFQSQISSNPELAAIFESIQKDSSSTNLESMDTT